From a single Podarcis raffonei isolate rPodRaf1 chromosome 10, rPodRaf1.pri, whole genome shotgun sequence genomic region:
- the NDUFA12 gene encoding NADH dehydrogenase [ubiquinone] 1 alpha subcomplex subunit 12: protein MAEYVQVMRRALQQLGGHGGIRGAVFQLLRVNELKTGALVGVDKYGNKYYEDKRYFFGRHRWVIYTNEMNGKNTFWEMDGSMVPPEWHRWLHCMTEDPPTTHPPVPRKFIWENHKMNLSGTPRQYVPFSTTRKKIQEWVPPSTPSK from the exons ATGGCGGAGTACGTGCAGGTGATGAGGAGGGCGCTGCAGCAGCTCGGGGGTCACGGCGGCATTCGCGGGGCCGTGTTTCAGCTGCTGAG GGTCAATGAACTGAAGACCGGCGCACTAGTAGGTGTTGATAAGTATGGAAACAAATACTATGAAGACAAAAGATATTTTTTTG GTCGCCATAGGTGGGTTATATATACTAATGAAATGAATGGCAAGAACACATTCTGGGAAATGGATGGAAGCATGGTGCCCCCTGAATG gcATCGTTGGCTTCACTGTATGACAGAAGACCCTCCAACTACACACCCTCCAGTGCCTCGTAAATTCATTTGGGAGAATCATAAAATGAATTTAAGTGGTACTCCTAGACAGTATGTACCATTTTCTACCACCCGTAAGAAGATACAAGAGTGGGTCCCACCTTCTACACCTAGCAAGTGA